A DNA window from Kitasatospora atroaurantiaca contains the following coding sequences:
- a CDS encoding ribonuclease HII — MPYDPPTHSVERSLRRAGARLVAGLDEVGRGAWAGPVTVGAAVTGLRKPPEGLTDSKLLTERRRNELAPLLADWVHAYALGHASPEECDELGMTAALRLAAQRALEALPVQPDAIILDGKHDYLGGPWRVRTVIKGDQSCICVSAASVLAKVQRDSLMAEIGDDHPAFGFADNAGYPSPVHRAALEEYGPTEYHRLSWAYLDGLPRWSHLKRVRAVAEQDEQLALDF, encoded by the coding sequence ATGCCGTACGACCCCCCGACCCATTCGGTCGAGCGCTCGCTGCGCCGGGCCGGTGCCCGGCTCGTGGCGGGGTTGGACGAGGTCGGCCGCGGAGCCTGGGCCGGGCCCGTGACGGTGGGCGCGGCGGTGACCGGACTGCGCAAGCCGCCGGAGGGGCTCACCGACTCCAAGCTGCTCACCGAGCGCCGCCGCAACGAGCTCGCACCGCTGCTGGCGGACTGGGTCCACGCGTACGCGCTCGGTCACGCCTCGCCGGAGGAGTGCGACGAGCTCGGGATGACCGCCGCTCTGCGGCTCGCGGCGCAGCGTGCGTTGGAGGCGCTCCCGGTCCAGCCGGACGCGATCATCCTCGACGGCAAGCACGACTATCTCGGCGGGCCCTGGCGGGTGCGGACGGTGATCAAGGGCGACCAGTCCTGCATCTGTGTCTCGGCCGCGTCGGTGCTGGCCAAGGTGCAGCGCGACAGCCTGATGGCGGAGATCGGGGACGATCACCCGGCGTTCGGGTTCGCCGACAACGCCGGTTATCCCTCGCCGGTGCACCGCGCGGCGCTGGAGGAGTACGGGCCTACCGAGTACCACCGGCTCTCCTGGGCGTACCTGGACGGGCTGCCCAGGTGGAGCCACCTGAAGCGGGTCCGGGCCGTGGCCGAGCAGGACGAGCAGCTCGCGCTGGATTTCTGA